A genome region from Triticum aestivum cultivar Chinese Spring chromosome 2B, IWGSC CS RefSeq v2.1, whole genome shotgun sequence includes the following:
- the LOC123043622 gene encoding CBL-interacting protein kinase 31 isoform X1, whose amino-acid sequence MYKARRQASLKVRRRVGKYELGRTIGEGTFAKVRFAKDTESGDPVAIKILDKAKVQKHGLVEQIRREICTMKLIQHPNVVRLHEVMGSKARIFIVLEYVTGGELHDIIAARGSLKEDEARRYFQQLINAVDYCHSRGVYHRDLKLENLLLDTAGNLKVSDFGLSAISEQAKADGLLHTTCGTPNYVAPEVIEDKGYNGALADLWSCGVILFVMLAGYLPFEDDNVSALYKKISGAQFTCPSWFSDGAKRLIPRILDPNPSTRITIPQLLKDPWFKKGYKPPVFDEKYQTSLADVDAAFGDSEEKQVKEEIEGQPASMNAFELISLNKGLKLDNFFEADKKYRRETRFTSQCPPEEIISRIEEAAKPLGFDIQKKNYKMRMKNLEAGRKGNLNVATEVFQVAPSLFVVELKKAKGDTLEFQKFYKTLSAQIKDVVWVCESEAEERGST is encoded by the exons ATGTACAAGGCAAGGAGGCAAGCCTCACTCAAGGTGCGGCGACGAGTCGGCAAGTATGAGCTCGGGCGCACCATCGGGGAAGGGACGTTCGCCAAGGTCCGGTTCGCCAAGGACACCGAGTCTGGGGATCCTGTTGCCATCAAGATCCTTGACAAGGCCAAGGTTCAGAAGCACGGGTTGGTCGAGCAG ATTAGACGAGAAATCTGTACGATGAAGCTGATACAGCACCCAAATGTTGTCCGCCTGCATGAG GTGATGGGAAGCAAGGCAAGAATTTTCATTGTTCTGGAATATGTCACGGGTGGAGAGCTCCATGATATCATC GCCGCCCGTGGGAGCTTGAAGGAGGATGAAGCACGCAGATACTTTCAGCAATTGATCAACGCTGTTGATTATTGCCATAGCAGGGGCGTATACCACCGAGATCTGAAG CTAGAGAATTTGTTGCTTGATACCGCTGGGAACCTCAAAGTCTCAGACTTTGGCTTAAGTGCGATATCTGAGCAGGCGAAG GCTGATGGGTTACTACATACTACCTGTGGGACACCGAACTATGTTGCTCCCGAG GTTATCGAAGATAAGGGCTATAATGGTGCGCTTGCAGACCTTTGGTCTTGTGGGGTAATTCTTTTTGTGATGCTTGCTGGATATCTGCCTTTTGAGGATGACAACGTCTCAGCCCTTTATAAAAAG ATCTCTGGAGCTCAATTTACTTGTCCCTCTTGGTTTTCTGATGGAGCTAAAAGACTGATTCCTAGGATTTTGGATCCTAATCCTTCTACT CGGATAACTATCCCTCAACTATTAAAAGATCCATGGTTCAAAAAAGGGTACAAGCCACCTGTTTTTGATGAGAAATATCAAACTAGTTTGGCTGATGTTGATGCTGCTTTCGGAGACTCGGAA GAAAAACAAGTTAAGGAGGAAATCGAAGGGCAGCCAGCTTCTATGAACGCATTTGAGTTGATATCATTGAATAAGGGACTGAAGCTAGATAATTTTTTTGAAGCTGATAAG AAGTACAGAAGAGAAACAAGATTTACATCGCAATGTCCTCCTGAAGAAATCATCAGTAGGATAGAAGAAGCTGCTAAGCCACTTGGCTTTGACATCCAAAAGAAGAACTACAAG ATGCGAATGAAGAACCTAGAAGCAGGAAGAAAAGGAAACCTAAATGTTGCAACTGAG GTCTTCCAAGTGGCTCCATCTTTGTTTGTTGTTGAGCTGAAAAAGGCAAAAGGAGATACTCTGGAATTTCAGAAG TTCTATAAAACACTCTCTGCGCAGATAAAGGATGTTGTTTGGGTTTGCGAGAGTGAGGCTGAAGAAAGAGGGTCCACATGA
- the LOC123043622 gene encoding CBL-interacting protein kinase 31 isoform X2 produces the protein MYKARRQASLKVRRRVGKYELGRTIGEGTFAKVRFAKDTESGDPVAIKILDKAKVQKHGLVEQIRREICTMKLIQHPNVVRLHEVMGSKARIFIVLEYVTGGELHDIIAARGSLKEDEARRYFQQLINAVDYCHSRGVYHRDLKVHRQPLNPLVPIYVSGLAKHETDKWMFYVCQLENLLLDTAGNLKVSDFGLSAISEQAKADGLLHTTCGTPNYVAPEVIEDKGYNGALADLWSCGVILFVMLAGYLPFEDDNVSALYKKISGAQFTCPSWFSDGAKRLIPRILDPNPSTRITIPQLLKDPWFKKGYKPPVFDEKYQTSLADVDAAFGDSEEKQVKEEIEGQPASMNAFELISLNKGLKLDNFFEADKKYRRETRFTSQCPPEEIISRIEEAAKPLGFDIQKKNYKMRMKNLEAGRKGNLNVATEVFQVAPSLFVVELKKAKGDTLEFQKFYKTLSAQIKDVVWVCESEAEERGST, from the exons ATGTACAAGGCAAGGAGGCAAGCCTCACTCAAGGTGCGGCGACGAGTCGGCAAGTATGAGCTCGGGCGCACCATCGGGGAAGGGACGTTCGCCAAGGTCCGGTTCGCCAAGGACACCGAGTCTGGGGATCCTGTTGCCATCAAGATCCTTGACAAGGCCAAGGTTCAGAAGCACGGGTTGGTCGAGCAG ATTAGACGAGAAATCTGTACGATGAAGCTGATACAGCACCCAAATGTTGTCCGCCTGCATGAG GTGATGGGAAGCAAGGCAAGAATTTTCATTGTTCTGGAATATGTCACGGGTGGAGAGCTCCATGATATCATC GCCGCCCGTGGGAGCTTGAAGGAGGATGAAGCACGCAGATACTTTCAGCAATTGATCAACGCTGTTGATTATTGCCATAGCAGGGGCGTATACCACCGAGATCTGAAGGTACATCGCCAACCACTCAACCCCTTGGTTCCAATTTATGTATCTGGTTTAGCGAAACATGAAACTGACAAATGGATGTTTTATGTATGCCAGCTAGAGAATTTGTTGCTTGATACCGCTGGGAACCTCAAAGTCTCAGACTTTGGCTTAAGTGCGATATCTGAGCAGGCGAAG GCTGATGGGTTACTACATACTACCTGTGGGACACCGAACTATGTTGCTCCCGAG GTTATCGAAGATAAGGGCTATAATGGTGCGCTTGCAGACCTTTGGTCTTGTGGGGTAATTCTTTTTGTGATGCTTGCTGGATATCTGCCTTTTGAGGATGACAACGTCTCAGCCCTTTATAAAAAG ATCTCTGGAGCTCAATTTACTTGTCCCTCTTGGTTTTCTGATGGAGCTAAAAGACTGATTCCTAGGATTTTGGATCCTAATCCTTCTACT CGGATAACTATCCCTCAACTATTAAAAGATCCATGGTTCAAAAAAGGGTACAAGCCACCTGTTTTTGATGAGAAATATCAAACTAGTTTGGCTGATGTTGATGCTGCTTTCGGAGACTCGGAA GAAAAACAAGTTAAGGAGGAAATCGAAGGGCAGCCAGCTTCTATGAACGCATTTGAGTTGATATCATTGAATAAGGGACTGAAGCTAGATAATTTTTTTGAAGCTGATAAG AAGTACAGAAGAGAAACAAGATTTACATCGCAATGTCCTCCTGAAGAAATCATCAGTAGGATAGAAGAAGCTGCTAAGCCACTTGGCTTTGACATCCAAAAGAAGAACTACAAG ATGCGAATGAAGAACCTAGAAGCAGGAAGAAAAGGAAACCTAAATGTTGCAACTGAG GTCTTCCAAGTGGCTCCATCTTTGTTTGTTGTTGAGCTGAAAAAGGCAAAAGGAGATACTCTGGAATTTCAGAAG TTCTATAAAACACTCTCTGCGCAGATAAAGGATGTTGTTTGGGTTTGCGAGAGTGAGGCTGAAGAAAGAGGGTCCACATGA